The following nucleotide sequence is from Cytobacillus luteolus.
TCTGTCTTAGAGGTAAGAGATAGCGCCACCTTTCTAAAAAAGTGGAAACTGCCAAACAAACTAATTAATCAGGTCAATTATAATCTTAACGGTATTGAAAAGGTTAAAGACCATGGTTGGTCTACTTTACTTCTATACGGGTTAGGAATTGAAAGTTCGGTTCAGATACAAAGAATAATCTCTATCTTATCAAAAGAAGACCCAGAGACTAAAATTAAAGAGATAGAAGAAATTTATGAGAATCTGCCTATAAAACAAAGAAGTGAATTAGCAATTAACGGGCAGGACCTTTTAGTATGGTCAAATAAGACACCTGGTCCTTGGATTGCAAAAGTCATTGAAGAAGTTGAAGAAGAAGTCTTGTTAGGGAAAGTTGAAAATGACAAAGAAGGTATAAAGGAGTGGCTTTTGCATTGCAATCTACTATGAGAAAACAATTATTAGAAATTTTCTCCGAAGCAAATGGAGGTTTTGTCTCTGGCCAGAAGATAAGCGAGGAATTAGGCTGCTCCAGGACAGCCATTTGGAAGCATATTGAGGATTTGCGAAAAGAAGGATATGAACTGGAAGCTGTTCGGAAACTAGGTTATCGAATTGTACAGAAGCCTGATAAAATTAGTGGCAATGAAATACAATTAGGACTAAAGACGAAGACACTAGGGCGACATGTTCACTTTGAAGAATCGGTAACCTCTACTCAAAAGATTGCTCACCGTCTTGCTTACGAAGGGACACCAGAGGGAACAATAGTAGTTGCTGAAGAACAACAAGCCGGGAGAGGCAGACTAGACAGGTTGTGGTTTTCACCAAAATACACAGGAGTATGGATGAGTATTATTTTAAGACCTTCTATCCCACCGTCCCAAACCCCTCAGCTAACTCTATTGGCAGCAGTTGCTGTCGTACAAGGAATTCAAGAAGTAACAGGGTTAGAGCCAGATATAAAATGGCCAAATGATATCCTAATCGGTGGGAAGAAAGTAGTAGGGATATTAACAGAGTTACAAGCAGAAGCAGATCGAGTGAACTCAGTCATCATTGGAATCGGAATAAATGTCAACCAGACAATAGAACAGTTCCCTGAAGAACTAACATCAATAGCTACTTCTCTTTCTATTCAACAAGGAGATAAAATCGATAGAGCATTACTTATTCAAAGTATTTTAGCAAAGCTTGAAGACCTATATCACAATTACCTAACAAATGGCTTTAAAGTCGTAAAACTTCTTTGGGAAAGCTATGCAATAAGTATAGGTAAACAAATTATCGCAAGAACCCTAAACGGTTCAATCGAAGGCCGTGCAATCGGCATCACCGACGACGGCGTCCTACGCCTCGAAGGAATGGATGGTACAATCCATCTAATCCACTCTGCTGATATTGAAATAAAACAGTAAATTTTATTAGAGAAGGTTTTTTCTTTATAAAGTGTGCATTCTCCGAACATAACAGAGTGAATTGGAGCGGAAGGCACTTGACTCCTGCGGGAGTTGAGGGAAGTTCGAGACCCCACAGGTGCGAAGCGCCGAGGAGGCTCGAATCCCTCCCCGCGGAAAGCTAGTGTCTGTAGCGCAAAGAAACGGACTAGGTTCAAATTAAAAACAACGAATATAGTTTTAAAAATAAATCAAAATTATAGCAAAATTTCAACACTTATTGTTATAATTCAATTGAGATGGGTAGTATCCAAGGAACTACACCATAAAAGTAATGCAAATGCCTTACAGTTAGTTAACTTAACATTGTCTGCCTTGATCCAAGTGTTGGACTGGGACAGAGGGATGAAACTCAGCCGAATCATTTAGTGTGATCCTTCTTTCTCGTTGAAAGAGGGCTATTTTTATTGATTTCACACAAAAACGGTTTTTCATTTCCTCTAACTTCAAAAAGAGGAGGAAGAAAAATGAAACAAACAACAGATTTTCTAAAAATGAAACAAAGTAATGAGCCCATCACGATGCTTACTGCATACGATTACCCATCTGCTAAACATGCAGAGCAAGCTGGCGTAGACATGATTCTCGTCGGCGATTCATTAGGCATGGTTGTTCTAGGGTATGACTCTACCATCCCAGTAACTGTTGATGACATGATTCATCATACAAAAGCAGTTAAAAGAGGTGCTAAAGATACTTTTATCGTAACTGATATGCCATTTATGTCTTATCATGTCTCAATAGCTGAAACAATGAAAAATGCAGCTAGAATTGTACAAGAATCTGGGGCTCATGCGTTAAAAATAGAAGGTGCAAAGGATGTCCTAACCGTCATTCGCTTATTAACAGATGCCGGTATCCCGGTAGTTGCTCATCTTGGGCTTACACCGCAATCGGTAGGCGTCTTAGGTGGATATAAAGTTCAAGGGAAAGATGCTGAAAGTGCTAGGCAATTACTAGCTGACGCAAAGAAGTGTGAAGAAGCAGGTGCAATTGCACTTGTATTGGAATGTGTACCAAAGCAATTAGCAGCGGAAGTTACGTCTGCACTTTCGATTCCGACAATCGGAATTGGGGCTGGAGATAAGACAGATGGTCAAGTTCTTGTATACCATGACGTCATTTCCTACGGAGTTGAACGTGTTCCTAAGTTTGTTAAGCAATTTACAGACATTAATCAAGATATAAAAAATGGATTAACAAACTATGTGAACGAAGTTAAGACAAAGCAATTTCCTGAAGAAAAGCATATGTTTACAATGAAAGAAGATCAGCTAGAAGCATTATACGGAGGAAAAGGCAAATGATTGTAGTAGAAGCGATCAAAGAAATTCAAGAGAAAGTCTCTGAATTTCGACTTCAAGGAAAATCCATTGGATTTGTACCTACAATGGGTTATCTTCATGAGGGGCATTTATCCTTAATGGAACAAGCTCGAAAAGAAAACGACATTGTTGTACTTAGTATTTTTGTAAATCCACTTCAGTTTGGTCCTAATGAGGACTTTGATAGCTACCCTCGAAACATTGATCGAGATGAAGATTTAGCTAGGAACGCAGGAGTTGATTTATTATTTTATCCAACTACGAGCGAAATGTATCCACATAAAAAATTATCTGTGTCTGTTAAAGTTAATGAACGCGTAGACGTTTTATGTGGTAAACAACGAAGTGGTCATTTTGATGGAGTCGCTACCGTTGTTACAAAGCTTTTTAATATCGTTCTACCCCACAAAGTCTATTTTGGAATGAAGGATGCCCAGCAAGTTGCTGTTATAGATGGACTTATTCAAGACCTAAATATACCAGTTGAATTAGTTCCGTTGGAGACTATACGTGAAGAGGATGGGTTAGCAAAAAGCTCTCGAAATGTATACCTAACCAAAAAAGAGCGCAAAGAGGCAGCTAAGTTGTATGAAGGGTTGAATCTTGCAAAAGAAGCAGTAAGAAATGGAGTATCTGACCCTGAGATAGTGAAAAAGATAGTGGTGGAACATATCACTAATGAAACTTCGGGAAAAATAGATTATGTGGAATTATACTCATATCCAGAGTTGGAGACAATATCAGTAATTTCTGGAAAGGTAATAATTGCACTAGCTGTGAAGTTTACAAAAGCTCGACTTATTGATAATATTACATTTGTTGTGTAAGTTAAAAGTGAAAAATTATAGAAGTCAATATATAGAAAAAACGGTTAGGGTAGAGGGGGAAATGTCGTGTTTAGAACAATGATGAATGCTAAGATTCATAGAGCACGAGTGACTGAAGCTAATTTAGATTATGTTGGAAGTATTACAATAGATGAAGATATTCTTGACGCTGTTGGTATGGTTGGAAATGAAAAGGTTCAAATTGTAAATAATAATAATGGATCACGCTTTGAAACATATATTATACCAGGTCCAAGAGGTACTGGTGTATTCTGTTTAAATGGTGCTGCTGCTAGACTTGTTCAAACAGGTGATGTGATTATTGTTATTTCTTACGTATTCGTTTCAGAAGAACAAGTACAATCACATGTTCCGAAGGTTGCCATCATGGATGAAAACAATCAAATTAAAGAATTAATTGGCCAAGAGCCAGCTTCTACTGTATTATAGTATAAACATAACCCCCATTATGGGGGTTTTTTCTTTAGTATAGGAAGTATATTTTCTATAATTGAAAAGACTACTATATGAGTACTAATTGTGGGTGACAGAACACTATAATACCCACCTGATGCTGAGGTGTTTTTTTATGAATCAACGATACGTAGTTGTTGATCTAGAGACAACAGGAAACTCTCCTAAAAAAGGAGATAAAATCATACAGTTTGCGGCAGTAGTAATAGAGGATGGAGAGATTGTAGAACGTTTTGCAAGTTTTATAAATCCCGGCAGAGAGATTCCTCCTTTTATAGAGCAATTTACAGGCATATCAAATCAGGTTGTACATAATGCTCCAAGCTTTCAATTAATTGCACCTGAAATTGAGTCACTATTAGAAGGGGCTTACTTTGTAGCTCATAACGTTCCATTTGACTTAACCTTTCTTCAGGAGGAGCTTATAAATAGCGGTTGCAAACCTTTTGAGGGTCCGACGCTAGATACAGTTGAATTGGCTAGAATCGTTATACCTTCAACTGATAGCTATAAACTTGGGCAACTTGCTGAAAATTTCTCGTTAGCTCATGATAACCCTCATCAAGCTGATAGTGACGCAGAAGTAACTGCAGAAATACTATTGAAAATATTATTGAAACTAAGAGAGTTACCTCTTGTAACTTGTACTAGGTTGCTACAATATGCAACTTACTTAAAAAGTGATTTACATAAAATACTATCGCAAATTATTGAGGAAAAGGAAACTATGCCCCATAGAGATTCTGAAAGTTATGATGTGTATCGGGGCATTGCTTTAAAGAAAAAAGACAAAATTATCCATGACAGATCAATCAGTGATGTTAATTATGATTCCATAAAAAAGGATCTATTTAGTAATGAAGGACATCTCTCAAATCATATTCAGCAGTATGAAGAAAGAGAAGGTCAATTAAAAATGATGGACACTATAATGCAGGCTTTTCTGGAGCAAAAACATTCGATTGTTGAAGCTGGAACTGGAATTGGAAAGTCTTTTGCATATTTATTACCAGCAATTCTATTTGCGAAGCAGACTGGACGCACCATTATCATTAGTACTAAAACGATTCAACTACAACAACAATTAATTGATCATGAAATCCCAATCCTTTCAAACACTATACCATTACCATTTCAGGCTACCGTACTAAAAGGACGAGGTCACTATCTCTGTTTAAGGAGATTTGAACAGGTATTATATGAGCAAGAATCAAACTACGATATGATATTAGCAAAGGCTCAGATACTTGTTTGGTTAACAGAGACGGAAACTGGGGACGTAGATGAATTGAATTTGCCTTCAGGTGGGAAGCTTTTATGGAACCGAATAAAAAGTGAAAAAAATAGTAATTTAGGAAAAGAATGCCCCTGGAGATCTCGCTGTTTTTATAGAAGAGCAAAGAGGCAAGCTCAACAATCCGAAATCATTATTACAAATCACTCTCTTCTGTTTGCTGATTTACTATCAGAAGGAGATATCTTACCTGGTTATGAAGAAGTAATCATTGATGAGGCACATCATTTAGAAACAGTCGCAAGCAGCCATTTAGGTATTAAATTAGATTATCTAGATGTTACAAATTTACTCTCAAGACTTGGTTTTAGTGATTCAAAAGATTTAGTAGGAAATGTGATAAAAATTTTTCGAGGGATAGGCCTTGACACAGATCATACTTTTCCATTAATTGAATCATTGAATAAAGAAATCAAACAGCAATTGGATGATCTATTTACTGAAATTAGAACCTTTGCACTAGAGCATCACAAACAAGTCCAAACATCTATAAATCGAGTAAATATTCCCTTAGATGAATCGGTTCAGAATGATCAATCCTGGGGGAGAATTGTTGAAACAATGTTGCATTTATCGACGAATATAGATTCTTTATATACGGTAGTCAATAACCAATATGACTCGTTTAAATCATTACAAAAGTTAGTGACACCCATGCAAAAAGGAACAATCTATGACTATTTTTCTGTTGTCGAATCAATTAAATCAATTAATGAAAAACTAACATTATTATTGTTAGGCAAACAAAGTAATATGGTTTCATGGGTTGAGGCAGATACAAAAGGCGCTAAAAATGCTGCTTATTTATTTAGTCAGCCAATAAATATATCTGAAGAACTAAAAGCTACATTCTTTTCCAGAAAGAAATCAATTATTTTAACCTCGGCTACATTATCAATTAAAGGTTCATTTGAGTTTATGATAGAACGATTAGGATTATCGGATTACAAGCCTTTTGCAGTTACCATCCCATCTCCTTTTAATTATAAAGAGCAGGCGGCTGTACTTATTCCGAATGACCTACCTGAAATTAATGAAGTAACAGAAGATGAATACGTGCACGCTATTTCTATTCACATTGCTGAAATTGCCTTGAAAACAAACGGTAGAATGTTAATTTTATTTACTTCCTATGACATGCTTAAGAAAACACATTCCACATTAAAAGAACTAGCTTTCTTAGAGGATTTTGTCATAATTGGCCAAGGAGTTAGTAGTGGAAGTCGAACAAAGCTTACAAAGAATTTCCAGGCTTTTGAAAAGTCTATTCTATTGGGAACAAATAGTTTTTGGGAAGGTGTTGACATCCCAGGAGAGGATTTAACAGCACTTGTTATTGTAAGGCTTCCATTCAGCCCACCTACTGATCCAATGTATGCTACGCATGCAAAGCGTATAAAAGAGAGTGGAGGTAACCCTTTCAAAGAATTGGCATTACCTGAGGCAATATTGCGCTTCAAGCAAGGATTTGGTCGATTGGTACGTTCTAAGCAAGACCATGGAGTTGTGTTCATATTTGATCGAAGAATTACTTCAACCTCGTATGGAAACCAATTTATTAAGGCACTTCCTGAGGTGTCAGTTATTGAAAATTCACTAACTAATTTGTTAGAAACAATTGATAAATGGATATGATGGTAAGGTAACCGGGTAATAGGATAATTTTTAGTCAATAACACAGGCTAAATCTAGCGACTATTGGAGGGATAACTGTGAGGATTTTGGTGTTATTGGTCCTATTTCAGTCTTTGTTTCTTTCTGCTTTTTCAGGCTCTGAAATACCTACAGAAATTGAAAAGGTTGATCTTAAGCTTTCTAATAAGGAACTTGCAATCACTTTTTTAAATTTATCAAGTGGTGAGGCCACTCTTATTCAACATGGTAACGGAGAAAATGTGCTCATTAACGCTGGAGGACCAGAAACCCAAGATGAATTAGAAAGGCTCTTAAAGATGTACAATGTGTCACTAGTTAAATCAATTATTATTACAAAGGAAGATCAGCAATACCAATCAAATCTAGAATGGTTAACGAAAAGATATCCAACTAGCAAAGTAGTAATTGGCGAGCAGTTTGCCATACCTGCCTTTTTATCGAAAGAAAGAATTATTAAGTTGAAAAAGGATGATTCTCACCCTATTGTCCCTTTACTAAAGGCTAAGGTGGTACATGAGGGTTTAAGTTCAGATGGGCTCCAAAGCTATGATCTGTTTTTTGAATTGGGAAGACACTACCTGCTATATATGTCAACCGGGAATATTAATGCTGAGATGTCTTTACTTACAAATGAGGAATTATCAAAGGTTAACATTATTAAAATTCCAAACTTTGCACAAAATGACGGATCTTCCCAAGAGTTTATTGAACATATTGATCCTCAGGTAGCTATTATTTTTACTAAAAAAAATCTAAACCCAAGCCCTGATGTTATGGAAAGATTGAAGGAAACTTGGATCGATACTTATATGACTAAACAATTTGGTAATATAACAATAAAAGCAAATCAGAATGAATATGAGGTAATTACCATTTCAATTGAAAGTTCCCAAGAAGTTAAGTAAAACAAAAAAAGACTGCCACGAGAAGTGGCAGTTTTATTAACGGTGTGGGTTAGGAGATATTTTTTAACTAAAATTATTATCGTAAAGGTTATCACCTGTTATAATGGTAAAGGATACAACTTCGTAATGTTGTTGTAGTTATATTGTTACCGAAGACTTGAAAGCATATGAGTAACAAAATTTGTGATTAGTACCTTTAGGAGGACATGAATAATGGAAAGTAAAATTGAAGTACTCTCAACCGTAAAAGTCCAGAACTCTCCAGACCTTTATAAAATTGTGGACAGCCTAAATAGAACGCTTAAAACGAAAGATTTGATGTTCGGACTTGCGCTAGATATGAAAGATCAGAATACAGCTATTTTTACAATTTATCGTACATGATGTGATCAGATGAAAAAATGGATTTTTCTTTCTATATTGATTTTAGTTATCGGATTTTGGCAAGCCATTAGTGTTTACATTACAGCAATGGAGCCAAAACGTGAAATAGAGCAACAAGCAATTGAAATTGCTAGAGCACAAGCCAACATACATACCATTTATGAAGTTACTACATATTATGGATCAGAGTCGTATCAGGTAGTTCAGGGGATCTCTGACGAAAATGTACCTTTGATCGTTTGGATTGCTGAGAATTCAGACGAGATTGTTATTAAAAGACAAGATGAGGGTTTACGTAAAGAAGATGTAGTCAATCGCTTAGTGAGCGAAAGGAATCCACAAGAGATTCGTTCAGTAAGGCTTGGGATGGAGAAAAATATTCCACTTTGGGAAGTTATTTATCTTAACGAAAATAACCGATTAACTTATTACTATAGTGATTTTGAAACTGGAGATTTACTGAAAAGGACTACTCCATAAATATAAACAGGGGGAACGATAAATGAAATTAGCTAAAAGAGTATCGACGCTTACTCCTTCTTCTACACTAGAGATTACAGCAAAAGCAAAAGAATTAAAAGAAGCGGGGCATGATGTAATTGGACTTGGAGCAGGTGAACCTGATTTCAATACACCACAACATATTATTCAAGCTGCATCAGATGCAATGAACAAAGGCTTTACTAAATATACACCAACAGGTGGTTTACCAGCACTTAAAAAATCCATTATTGATAAATTTAAAAAAGATCAAAATATAACCTATAATCCAAACGAAATTATTGTGTGTTCAGGCGCAAAACATGCTCTTTATACTTTATTTCAGGTTATTCTTGATGAGGATGATGAAGTCATCATACCAACTCCATATTGGGTTAGTTATCCTGAACAGGTGAAACTAGCTGGCGGTAAGCCTGTTTACGTGGACGGCGTTGAAGAAAACGAATTTAAAATTACCCCAGAACAGTTAAAAGGGGCAATTACTGAGCGTACTAAGGCAGTCATTATAAACTCTCCAAGTAACCCAACTGGGATGATTTACTCAAAAGAAGAGCTTGAAGAAATTGGCAGAGTATGTCTTGAAAACAACATATTAATTGTGTCAGATGAAATTTACGAAAAACTAACGTATAACCGTAAACACTATTCCATCGCGGAGCTTTCACCAGAATTAAAGGAAGCTACAATTGTCATTAATGGAGTTTCAAAATCACATTCTATGACCGGTTGGCGTATCGGGTATGCAGCAGGTAACAAAGAAATAATTAATGCTATGACCAATTTGGCTAGTCATAGTACGTCAAATCCAACGTCAATTGCTCAATATGGTACGATTGCGGCCTATAATGGTTCACAAGAACCTGTAGAAGAAATGAGAAAGGCTTTTGAAGAGCGATTAGATATCATTCATACAAAGTTGATTCAGATTCCTGGTTTTACTTGTATTAAGCCACAAGGTGCATTTTATCTCTTTGCAAACGCAAAAGAAGCATCATTAGCAGCAGGCTATGAAAGTGTAGACCAATTTGTTGCTGCACTACTTGAAGAAGAGAAAGTGGCTCTAATACCCGGCTCTGGTTTTGGTGCCCCTGATTATGTTCGTTTATCATATGCAACGTCATTAGAATTACTGGAAAAAGCAATTGAACGTATTTATCAATTCATGAATAGAAAAATGCACAATTAATAAATTGAGCAAAAACCCTCAGAATTGAGGGTTTTTATTTTACCAAAATTTCAACTCCAATTATTTCATTCTTATCTCGTCCCAGCAGTTCATGTTATACTAGAAAAGAGGTGTATTGAATGAACTATGATAACTTTATTGACTGGTTTCAACAAGGAAGTGTAGCAATACCTAAATTACTACTACAAAATTATAAAAATTTAAACTTAAATGAAGAAGAGTTTATGGTCGTTTTACAGGTTTTAAATTTTATTGAAAGTGGAAACACCTTTCCTACTCCAACCGAACTCTCTAGCAATATGACCCTTTCTACGACAAGGTGTACAGAAATATTAAGACACCTTCTACAAAAAGGCTATCTAGCGATTGAAGAAGACTACCATGAAAAATCCATTATTGTTGAAAAGTATTCTTTAAAACCTCTTTGGGTTAAACTTTTTCACTACTTAATGTCAGAGACTATAGAACAGGAAAAAACAGTGGTTCAAAGAGAGGAACAAAGTCTTTATACAATTTTTGAACAAGAGTTTGGACGACCATTATCTCCGTTTGAGTGTGAGTCGTTATCTATGTGGATTGACCAAGATCATCATGATCCTATTATAATAAAAGCTGCTCTAAGAGAAGCAGTTATGTCAGGTAAATTGAATTTCCGTTATATCGATCGAATTTTATTTGAATGGAAAAAGAACGGTATACAAACAATTGAACAAGCGCAAGCACATTCCAAAAAATTTCGTCAACATAGCCAAAAGCAAAAACAAGTAGACCAGAATACTACGAAGGAATACGAAAGAACAATTCCATTTTACAATTGGCTTGAAAGCTAAGAGAGAATTTCTTTCTTAAGCTTTTTTAAATTCATACGATAGGAGAAACGATATGTTAACAAAAGCACAAATAAGGCATTGTTTAGATACTATGGGAGAAATGTTTCCAGACGCTCATTGTGAGTTAAACCATAGTAACCCTTTCGAATTAGTGATTGCTGTTGCTTTATCTGCGCAATGTACAGATGGACTTGTAAACAAAGTAACTAAGTCTCTTTTTGAAAAATATAAAAAACCGGAAGATTATTTAGCGGTATCTTTAGAGGAATTACAACAAGATATACGTTCAATTGGCTTATATAGAAACAAGGCAAAAAATATTCGGAAATTATGCGAAATGCTTATTTACGAATATGGTGGTGTTTTACCTCAGGATCGCGATGAATTAACGAAGTTTCCCGGTGTAGGGAGAAAAACGGCCAATGTAGTTGTATCAGTGGCTTTTGGTATTCCTGCCATCGCAGTGGACACACATGTAGAGAGAGTTAGCAAACGATTAGCCATTTGTAGATGGAAGGATTCCGTGCTTGAAGTAGAAAAAACATTAATGAAAAAAGTACCTCGTGATGAATGGGGAGTAACACATCATCGTTTGATCTTTTTTGGAAGATATCATTGTAAAGCTCAATCTCCTCAATGCGAGGTGTGTCCTTTACTAGATGTATGTCGTGAAGGTAAAAAACGAATGAAGGATAAGGTTTGAAAATATGAGTGATACCGTTGAATTATTGCTGCCTGAATCTTTTTTACATCCGTTATTTTATCAAAATACAACAACAATCCAATTTAACAAACAAGTAAGCTATGAAGAAGGACTGGAAAAGGATTATTTTTTATTTGATATTGCTGCTACTGTTTTAACTCAGAACGAGTTCAATGCACCTTGGATAAATAAAAAAGACGCAGTAACTACTGTACTAAAAAAATGGAAGTTACAAAAAGAAATAATTGGGGAGTTTTTCAAAAAAAGGGATCGTGCTTCAGCTAAAGTACCAATGATACGTTCACTATCTTATTTAATTTGTTGCTTGAATTGGGTAAATGAGAAACCTGTATGTTCTCTCAAAAATATCAATTCGATGATTGTTTGTTTAAAGTATAAGCCGATTAATGTAGCAGAGAGACTATCCTTTATTACTGACAATCCAAATCATTACCATTCATATATTCAACTTTCACAACTATTCGAGGAGTTCGAAAAGCAATTTTATAAAATTGAAAGTTTAAAAAAAGCATCCCCCAATCCACAATAATAAAAAATACCCACACCAACCAATAGGAGTGGGTATCTCATTCAATTTTGCGAAGCATATTTCAATTGCTTTCGTTTCACCTCTGGATTCAACTTCTCACTAAGCTTCTCAAAAGGATATACAAACAAAGCGTAACCTCCAAATGCAACTGTTACCGACAACAAAACTGTTACCTCTAACGTTTTTTCAATAACTTTCATTTTTTTCACCCCTTTGTACGTTTTTATACCTTCATTAATCATAATGAAATACATACTTGTACCACAAACAGGGTAAGAGGGCATATTATTGCTTCTGTAAGCGGGAGACTTGCTAAAGGGCAGTTCAACAACCCTATTTATATAAATCCTCTAGATTATGCCCGTATCCTCTGTATACCTCAAAAAATGCTAATATTCACTAAAATGGTGCATTTTCTAAGGGAAATAAAAAAGGAGCTAGGATTTTTATAATTCCTGCTCCTTTTTACTATTAATCTTCGTCGTT
It contains:
- a CDS encoding biotin--[acetyl-CoA-carboxylase] ligase gives rise to the protein MRKQLLEIFSEANGGFVSGQKISEELGCSRTAIWKHIEDLRKEGYELEAVRKLGYRIVQKPDKISGNEIQLGLKTKTLGRHVHFEESVTSTQKIAHRLAYEGTPEGTIVVAEEQQAGRGRLDRLWFSPKYTGVWMSIILRPSIPPSQTPQLTLLAAVAVVQGIQEVTGLEPDIKWPNDILIGGKKVVGILTELQAEADRVNSVIIGIGINVNQTIEQFPEELTSIATSLSIQQGDKIDRALLIQSILAKLEDLYHNYLTNGFKVVKLLWESYAISIGKQIIARTLNGSIEGRAIGITDDGVLRLEGMDGTIHLIHSADIEIKQ
- the panB gene encoding 3-methyl-2-oxobutanoate hydroxymethyltransferase — encoded protein: MKQTTDFLKMKQSNEPITMLTAYDYPSAKHAEQAGVDMILVGDSLGMVVLGYDSTIPVTVDDMIHHTKAVKRGAKDTFIVTDMPFMSYHVSIAETMKNAARIVQESGAHALKIEGAKDVLTVIRLLTDAGIPVVAHLGLTPQSVGVLGGYKVQGKDAESARQLLADAKKCEEAGAIALVLECVPKQLAAEVTSALSIPTIGIGAGDKTDGQVLVYHDVISYGVERVPKFVKQFTDINQDIKNGLTNYVNEVKTKQFPEEKHMFTMKEDQLEALYGGKGK
- the panC gene encoding pantoate--beta-alanine ligase, coding for MIVVEAIKEIQEKVSEFRLQGKSIGFVPTMGYLHEGHLSLMEQARKENDIVVLSIFVNPLQFGPNEDFDSYPRNIDRDEDLARNAGVDLLFYPTTSEMYPHKKLSVSVKVNERVDVLCGKQRSGHFDGVATVVTKLFNIVLPHKVYFGMKDAQQVAVIDGLIQDLNIPVELVPLETIREEDGLAKSSRNVYLTKKERKEAAKLYEGLNLAKEAVRNGVSDPEIVKKIVVEHITNETSGKIDYVELYSYPELETISVISGKVIIALAVKFTKARLIDNITFVV
- the panD gene encoding aspartate 1-decarboxylase, which gives rise to MFRTMMNAKIHRARVTEANLDYVGSITIDEDILDAVGMVGNEKVQIVNNNNGSRFETYIIPGPRGTGVFCLNGAAARLVQTGDVIIVISYVFVSEEQVQSHVPKVAIMDENNQIKELIGQEPASTVL
- the dinG gene encoding ATP-dependent DNA helicase DinG; this translates as MNQRYVVVDLETTGNSPKKGDKIIQFAAVVIEDGEIVERFASFINPGREIPPFIEQFTGISNQVVHNAPSFQLIAPEIESLLEGAYFVAHNVPFDLTFLQEELINSGCKPFEGPTLDTVELARIVIPSTDSYKLGQLAENFSLAHDNPHQADSDAEVTAEILLKILLKLRELPLVTCTRLLQYATYLKSDLHKILSQIIEEKETMPHRDSESYDVYRGIALKKKDKIIHDRSISDVNYDSIKKDLFSNEGHLSNHIQQYEEREGQLKMMDTIMQAFLEQKHSIVEAGTGIGKSFAYLLPAILFAKQTGRTIIISTKTIQLQQQLIDHEIPILSNTIPLPFQATVLKGRGHYLCLRRFEQVLYEQESNYDMILAKAQILVWLTETETGDVDELNLPSGGKLLWNRIKSEKNSNLGKECPWRSRCFYRRAKRQAQQSEIIITNHSLLFADLLSEGDILPGYEEVIIDEAHHLETVASSHLGIKLDYLDVTNLLSRLGFSDSKDLVGNVIKIFRGIGLDTDHTFPLIESLNKEIKQQLDDLFTEIRTFALEHHKQVQTSINRVNIPLDESVQNDQSWGRIVETMLHLSTNIDSLYTVVNNQYDSFKSLQKLVTPMQKGTIYDYFSVVESIKSINEKLTLLLLGKQSNMVSWVEADTKGAKNAAYLFSQPINISEELKATFFSRKKSIILTSATLSIKGSFEFMIERLGLSDYKPFAVTIPSPFNYKEQAAVLIPNDLPEINEVTEDEYVHAISIHIAEIALKTNGRMLILFTSYDMLKKTHSTLKELAFLEDFVIIGQGVSSGSRTKLTKNFQAFEKSILLGTNSFWEGVDIPGEDLTALVIVRLPFSPPTDPMYATHAKRIKESGGNPFKELALPEAILRFKQGFGRLVRSKQDHGVVFIFDRRITSTSYGNQFIKALPEVSVIENSLTNLLETIDKWI
- a CDS encoding ComEC/Rec2 family competence protein, encoding MRILVLLVLFQSLFLSAFSGSEIPTEIEKVDLKLSNKELAITFLNLSSGEATLIQHGNGENVLINAGGPETQDELERLLKMYNVSLVKSIIITKEDQQYQSNLEWLTKRYPTSKVVIGEQFAIPAFLSKERIIKLKKDDSHPIVPLLKAKVVHEGLSSDGLQSYDLFFELGRHYLLYMSTGNINAEMSLLTNEELSKVNIIKIPNFAQNDGSSQEFIEHIDPQVAIIFTKKNLNPSPDVMERLKETWIDTYMTKQFGNITIKANQNEYEVITISIESSQEVK
- a CDS encoding YpmA family protein, translating into MESKIEVLSTVKVQNSPDLYKIVDSLNRTLKTKDLMFGLALDMKDQNTAIFTIYRT
- a CDS encoding DUF5590 domain-containing protein, whose translation is MKKWIFLSILILVIGFWQAISVYITAMEPKREIEQQAIEIARAQANIHTIYEVTTYYGSESYQVVQGISDENVPLIVWIAENSDEIVIKRQDEGLRKEDVVNRLVSERNPQEIRSVRLGMEKNIPLWEVIYLNENNRLTYYYSDFETGDLLKRTTP
- a CDS encoding pyridoxal phosphate-dependent aminotransferase, which produces MKLAKRVSTLTPSSTLEITAKAKELKEAGHDVIGLGAGEPDFNTPQHIIQAASDAMNKGFTKYTPTGGLPALKKSIIDKFKKDQNITYNPNEIIVCSGAKHALYTLFQVILDEDDEVIIPTPYWVSYPEQVKLAGGKPVYVDGVEENEFKITPEQLKGAITERTKAVIINSPSNPTGMIYSKEELEEIGRVCLENNILIVSDEIYEKLTYNRKHYSIAELSPELKEATIVINGVSKSHSMTGWRIGYAAGNKEIINAMTNLASHSTSNPTSIAQYGTIAAYNGSQEPVEEMRKAFEERLDIIHTKLIQIPGFTCIKPQGAFYLFANAKEASLAAGYESVDQFVAALLEEEKVALIPGSGFGAPDYVRLSYATSLELLEKAIERIYQFMNRKMHN